Within the Mugil cephalus isolate CIBA_MC_2020 chromosome 1, CIBA_Mcephalus_1.1, whole genome shotgun sequence genome, the region atgagggcacaataataaatgtgtaaaattgaGCCATGACTCAATACACAATATTCATCCATCATCTAGTTTCTGTTTAAAACCAGTGCAATCTACAAAAGTCAAACGTAGGTATttgtagaaagaaaaagaaatactaCCTGGTAGAGTTTAGTCAGGTATCGAGTCATGACGGTGAGGTATGCCACCGACTCCCTCACATCCTGGACTCTCTTCACAAAGAAGCCATCGACTACctatcacacaaacacaaagtactAATGAAGGGAACATAAAACACCATGTGAAACTTTTATTTGAGCTAATATTCCTGTGGTGAGACCTTATAGTGCTggtaagtaaaagaaaaacagtcgaGAATCAAAGCTGCTAAATACAGTTTACAACACATGTACTAcaaataattttatgtttttcccaACAGGACAGTTTTAGACAACATATCAAGTGCACCTGTGTGTTGACCATGGCCTGCTGTAGTGTCGTTTCCGGTAAACTCAGGTGAGAAGCAGCCGATCCACACTCCTCTACTAAATAGATGGGCCTTCGAAGACCACACCTCTTCAGCCGAAACTGATGGAGGAATGAGAGAAAAGCCAGTATGAGTCATTTCTCACTCCAGGAAACTTCATTACGTTACTTTTACACTTACTTGTAGTCGTCAGATGCAAATGATGATGTTTACTACAGAATTTCAACCCCTCTTTAAgtacacaaaatgcttcatgtactgtatgttttgttttgttttgtttttgtttttttttaaatgaacagaagTGGTCCAACACTAATAAACTGACACTGATGTGTAACATTGGTAGGATTCCCcttcaacacaaaaaaaaaaaaaacttgaaaacatAATCAGAGAGTGGGAGAACATGATTATTAATGTTTCAAACCAATTATTAGTTTAAGTGGGCATGAATACACCTTTGTGACCACCAGCCAAAATATGGCATGGGCCCCTCTTTTTCCAACAAACGAGCCCTGACCTGTTGAGACACGGACTCTACTGGACCTCAAGATGTGCTGTAGTATCTGGTATCAAGACTTTAGCAGAAGATCCTCTATTTAGAATGAGGTCTGGGGACTTTGGAGAGCAAGTCATCACCTTGAGACAGTCGTAGTGCTTCTTAAACTGTTCCTGTTAAATTTTTGCATCGTGGCAGGaagcattatcctgctgaaagacgCCACTGCCTCATGGGAAACACGTTTCTATGAAAGTGTGTCTGCAACAGTGCTTACAGGTGTTACGTGtcaaaacatccacatgaggGATAGGTCTGCACCAGCTTGTCTTCTTTCCATATTGCATCATGGAGCCATGTGGTTCCCAGGTAAACGACAGCAGCGCACCTGGTCATCCACACGGTGTCAAGGACATGACTCGTTAGACTAGGCCACGTTCTTCTGTTGCTCCGTGGTCCAGTTCTGACAATGTTGCATCCATTGTAGGAGTTTTCAGCAGCCCCATGACAAAGCAAACCGACCTGCCGAGTGCTCTGACACCATTCTATCAGAAACAGCATTACGTCTTTTAGCGATCCGAGCCAGGGTTGTCGCAACTAAGTTTCCTTTTGCACCTCGATCCGATTGTCATAATTAATATTGGCTGATCCCATCTTAAATGAACCAAATGTCTTTCCCTGGAGAGTCATAGTCTTTTCTTACCTTCCTTGAATACTCCTACATCACATGTGCAGACTGTTTAATAAATAGGCCCGTCAAAGTTAATGCAGTGTGGAGATGATAGCTCGTACCTTGACTCCAGACGTtccaacaaaccacaaaaactTCTCTTCTACCAAAACAAGCTGGGCTTCCAACACCATAAACTCTGTTACCTTCTTTGTAATATTTCTCACCTTGACACCTATTTTAACACAGCATGTAGGGTTTGTTGTTACTGTTTCGGCATTCCTTTCTGATTGTTGGCAGCTTTGGTGGCGTTTAAACAGAAGAAGCTGTTGTGACACTACAGGCACGTGGTTTTGGCATATGGCAGACCTGtaacaaataactacaaaagatcaaAGATCAAATCCCATCACTTTAGAAATCTCCCGATATGTGATTGGGGCATCCCACTTGGACCACATGGACGAGCCTCATTTACTCACACACATCACTGAACATTGGATGCCCATGACCCCAATTCTGGTTCATCTCTTTTGCTTCTTTAGACCAGGAGCATCCTACAAGAGCAGCAGTTCTGGAGATGACCCAGTCATCAAGCCATCACAATTTCATGCTTCTCAAAGTTGCTCAACTGCTTCCACTTATCCATTTTCCTTGCTTCTAACATCAATTTTAAGGACCAGCCCTTCACTCGCTGCCTAATGTATTATACCACCTGTCATAAttggaaaaatctaaatcagaaAAGTATGTGTACTGCATGCTGACCTTCTGTTCCCGGAAGCGCCCATCGATGATGCTTCCGCACAGGTCGtccatcctcttcctctcaatGATGTAATCAAGGACAAGCTCCTTGCATTCAGGGGCTCGCAGTTGACctggaaaataataattcattccAATTCTATGTAGATACTGTAGATTGAGCACATTAGCTACACATCCCCCAAGCTGTGAttgtacatttgtacataatCTGGTGATCTTGGTAAAAAAGCAACCATTATCAAAAGCTATAACTAGTTACAGTCCTAACACCGTGATCACACTAGTtctatcgttttttttttaaatgtaggcaGAACATTTTTCTGGTTCCTGTGTGCGTTACCTGGAACAGGAGCGACTTTTTCCCGAGCCACCCACAGAAAGTCTCCGACATTTAGTTTCCGGACGTCAAAGCTGACTCcgtttctctgcagctctttgacCAGCTCCTGCTTCCGGTGGTGGCTGCCACTGCGCAGACAAATCGATCGTGATGGTTAAGATGCACAATCGCAGCATGGTTCCTTAATCTGAACAGGACGGACACATGTCTCTCACCCAGTGGTCTCAATGAAGTCGACACAGAGTATAATTTCATAGGTGCCTGGTAGGAGACATTCTCCGTTAGGCTTTCTTCTCGACACCACGTCCACATCATTTCTTGGCTGGACGCACTGtattctgtcctcctccttctcttcgtCATCTTCATCACTTGCAGTAAGGTCAACAACTCGGGGACaaccttcttcctcttcttcctcttcttcctctccttcctctccttcactccggacctcctctctgtcccctACTGGATCGTCTGTAGTTTCTTGCTCTACTGATGCCAGTCGCTCAGCCAAATCCCGGCCGTCCTCTGTCAGAGAATACCTGAAAGAGACACGGCTGCAGGTTTTTCAACGGGCTCTTTATAGTCAATAGCTTAGAAGACAGCCCAACGTTCCCTGCTCACAAATGTTTCGTGTGGAAAATTGACTTGGAGACTTGTTAACAGCCTACAAGTACATCAAGTGTTGTACATGAGCGTGATATGGGTTTTAGCATCCATGTTAGTTGTGTTTAAAACACGACTATGTGAATTAGCTCAGTACTTGGTACTTCCATTTGTGTTTCTGGAACTCTTTCTGTTAGATACTTGCTGAttagtttttttgcatttgaataCATGCCAATTTGTGTTAGGTACTTTAATATATGCGGATTGTGTCATTGTATCATCTATCTGAAAGTATTCACTATGGTTACTGCTGGTAAATAGTTAGGTACCAATCAATCAAAACCCTgatgggaaaaagaaaacacatactaacgtgtgtgtttacttgtgtaCCTTGCAGGATTGTGAGTCTTAAGCACCAGGTTCTTCTGGATCAGAGTGCTGACTGAAGCCCAGGCGGTGTACTTACTGCCCAGATCAGgctacacagacacaacaaaggACACAGTCAGTTTTATGataaaactgctgtaaaatgaGATGGACTTCGTGTGAAAACATTTACCACAGTGAAAGACTTGTCACATAGGTGCTGAGCTTCTGCTTGTAGTTCCAATTTAAACATATAACCTTTACTGCCTGAGATCTGAAAAGACAACAAGATGGATGATAATGTAACAATAACTTTGAATACTGAGGCCATGATACTTCCAAGTATTTCCATTCAGTTAAATGGAGGAATGGGTACCTGTGACTGTTTGTAAAGAGTGAGCAGTACAGCGTATCCACCGGACCTCTTCTGGGGGATAtactccctcttcttcttccttccccctcctccatctttctctgtcttttgatCACCTGCAGCATTCTTCTACAAGTGAGGATGGATCACACAACAGAGTTACAGATCACATTAAACCGTATATTACCCACCATATTCTCAAAAGACAATAGTCCTGTACTAATCAGCTTCTCTGTGATTTGgggtctttgtgtttttaacaagttttgtttcttatttcaCCACTTCTTTTCACTGGGGAATTTCAaaaattgtgtgtgtggctgtgcaGGACGGACACTCATTTGCAGAGAATTCTCACTCAAAATCAGAAGAAGTGAGACAAGAAATGCATGCCAGCACTTTTTGATGTAGTGTAAAACCCATGTAGTACAGTAGGCAAAAAGTGTAGTCTAATACCAACGTATTCATCACATTGTAAGGATGGGACTGATTTCAAAAAGTGCAGTGATGTAAAATGTTATCACGGACATGTAGTGGAGTGGAAGTGGCAGAGCCTTGACATCATTTCCATGGAGAAAGTCAGAGTTTACTCATCCAGTatgaatgtgccacatgcaacacagacagaggggagtcattttaaaatcacatccccaggtgaaactaatcacAGCTAAAACATTATCCTGTTCACCTTTCTGGAGGGAGccaggctgttgttgttgtctggtCCACTGCCAGGAGGGGGCGCTTCTTTTGGGAGTGAGTGAATAGGAGCATCAACACCTGGAGCGAGGTAAAGACACAAAGCGAACAAACAGTGTGTGATGTATCTGCCCATGTACAACTAGACTGTTCATCAGTTTGCGCTCTTGtctgtagttgtgtttttgcgTAACATTGTCACTGACTGCCTAGGTGCTGTCCTCATTCAAAGTACGCATCTGACCAAGTACAGTCCAAATCAAAAGACGTCTTCTTGCCCCAGAATGCATTTTATGGACGTCATTAATACATTTGAATTCCAGAAAGACCGTCCTGTTTTCTCTTGTCCTGCAGAGTCCGTACTTCAGAACTGAACTTGTCAGGTCTCCACAGCCTCCGAGCTCTGacatgtcatttaaattattgTGTACCGTTTTGCATTGTAACTATGGTGACAGCCTTGGCCTGCAATGTCAACTCGCTTCATGCAAACGTTTATCCATCCACCCCATCCATTGGCTTCTTACCGTTTTCTCGATAGTATCGTTGCAGTTTCTGATCCAGTATTTTACAGATGCCGTCTCCAAAGTTTTGTAGGATCTTCGCCTCTTTGGCGTTTTGTAGCGGCAGAGGATATTTGTTCAGTGAGCTAATTGCctgaaaaattacaaaaaaaaacaagcaaacagatGAGTGATTTTTGATTTCCTGCACAAATagataaaggaaaagaaagaaagacacacacacacagacacacacaaaaaacattactggaatcacagaataaaatgaataaataaataaaaatttaaaaaaaaaaggaggggggggttaAATGAGATAAAGGGGGGCACCTAGTCACTGTCTGGGTGAATAGTAGTTCTGTCTAAGTACTCTAAGAAGGGCTGCCAGGTTTTGTTAGAAGCCTTATCAGAACCCGCCAGTGGAAATCTAACCTTCTCAAGCTTGATATGAGTTAGCCGGCTATTATGTGAAGGTGGAAGAacgtgtttccatttaaaaaaaataaggcgTCTGGCCAATAGAGTTGTAAAGACCAATACCCGGCGCTTTGACACAGGGAGTTGAGGTGTCGTAAGTGGAGGGGAGCCAAACAGGGCCGTGCAAGGCTCAGGGTTAAGGACCATATCAAGCACTGCTGCGAGTGAGTGAAAAATTCGGCACCAGTGAGTTTCAGGAccaaaacatgtgtgtgtgattagcAGGTGACTGATTACTAGGGGTGTAAGAAAATATTGATACACTACAATATTGCGACTGTATCAATATTCATATTAACAATTTACATGCAAACATTCACAGCGGTCGTTCATTTTTGTGTTCCATTTAAAACTCTGACCGCTAGAAGCACAAAATCTCGTGAGGACACCGGCAAATCTCATGCTTTTAAACAACATTTAGAAATGACTGAGGACTCGATGGTACAGCCGGCCCCAGCAGTGTTCAAAGCTGATGGGTGAGCATACTTTGGTTTTCTAACAAAGGAAGGCAGTAAAGACTGCGACAAGAGCCATGCAGTTTGTAACGTCTGCAACGCCCGAGTCAAATACTCgggcaacacaacaaatactCGTGTACATATGGCTAGACACCATGCTGATGTAACGTTACAGGCTAGCGTGAAACCAGTGGATCCAGCTCAGCGGACGATTGAAGTTATGAACGTTTCGAAACTACCAGCAACCTCAACTCGCGCAACCAAAATAACACAGTCagtactttgttttatttgcaaagACATGCACCCTCTGAGTGTTGTGGGAAATGAAGGGTTTTGTGATATGATGAAAACACCGGAGCCCCGTTACACCATCCCTTCCCGACAACACATCACGGACGTCGCTCTCCCAAAGTTGTACACTGAAGTCAAAGCGACAGTGCTGGACTCTCTCAGCTCAGCAGAAGAGTCGCTTTGACATGCGACGCTTGGACTTCGAGGGCCACTGAATTGTATGTAACTCTTACAGCACATCACATAGCAGACCAGTAGAACCTTAAATCCCATGTACTACAAACCCCGAGCAATGCATGACGGTCATACGGGGGAACATATTGCAGAGTTTCTGAATGCAGCTGTGATTGAATGGGGCTTAGGTGCAAAAGATCCCGTTGTTGTTACAGATAATGCATCCAACATGACTGTTGAGGTGAGACTTGCAGGCATGACTCACATACAGTGCTTCGCACACAGTCTGAATCTCGCCTCACAGAAAGCATAGAAAATACAGTCAGTGGCATGACTTCTCGGCAGGGTCAGACGTGTAACAGCGTTTTTCAGGGGCAGCACCACAGCCAGCGAACAGTTAAAGCAAAAACAGCGCCTGCTCCAGCTACCAAGTCACAGACGTTATTACAACGTGGAACAGCTCTTGTGAGATGATAGAACGCGTTTTAGAACAGCAACCAGCCATCTGCGCAGCTCTACTTTCTGGTCAGGAAGAGTGAAAAAGAGATCTTCATATTAAGCGAGTCTGACATCACGCATGCAGAGGAAGTGCTCAGGGCTCTCAAGCCTATGAAGGATGTCAGAGGAGAGCATGCCAACACTGACCATCATCGCTCCTCTTCATGCCAAGCTTGTGACAGGTGCGCAAAAATGCCCTGATGACACACAGATGGTAAAGGACATCAAGGCTGCTATAGCACAAGATCTGGGAAAAGATCTGAGACTTGCTTGGTGCTACCTATGCCACTACTGGTGACAATACAGCATCCAAATCAGCAAATGATGTTGCCACAGATGAGATCAAGAGGTTTAGAAATGAGACCCCTTTGCCTCTCACAGGAAATCCTCTCAGTTGGTGGAGGGACCATGAACAGGAGTACCATCAGTTATCCAGAGTAGCAAAATGTTTCCTGTGCATTCCTGGAACAAGGAAAACAgagttttctcctctgcaggagACATTGTGAATGCACAGAGAAGCGTCctgaaatctgtgtttgtggacCAGCTTGTATTCCTCCATAAAAACCTTGAGATTAAAAATTAAGCAGTGACATACAGAGTGGAACAACATATAAAATCCAGTATCTAAGAATGTTTactatatttcattttttgagtCCTGTAAGCTCTTTCATTTATATAGACAGATGGGTAAATTCCTTTATTAAGATTGCACAGAAAAAGTGGATGTTGCAGGGCTTTGTACTTTCTTTTATTGATaacagtttacagttttttgTTAATGCTTAGTCTAAGAATCAATCTACGAgcactttcatattttatatatatctatgtataaagaggaaaaagtgtTATGATTAATGGTACAGCGACCATATTTTCTTTTGATAACTACTTTGAAGTCAAAACTTCCTGATTGTGAACCCCTAAGCAGGATCTGAAAATATACAGGGTCTTAATGTGATATTGTTtacataattttcttttcttaaagttAAGCTAAAAACTGTTGATGTTGCAGAAAATGCGTTGTTTGATTGTACAGGAACTGCAGTGAAATACAAATGTAGAtccctctgttctgctgctgatGTTAAGCATGTAACAGTTCTACaattaaattctttaaaaaaataacgcAATATATCGTCATGTATATAGTATCACAATATATCGTATCATTGCCTCTGTATCGTGATATATATCGTATCGCCAGATTCTTGCCAATACACACCCCTACTGCTTACATCTGTTACAACTGCCACTGCAcacttttcttctgtgttttctggttGCACTTAAAAGCGAAcagtaaaattatttttaagcaTTAGGACTGTTTTCCAACGGTCTTTCTGCAAGAAGCAATGAGGTAGCTAGTAGGGTTTTCATGCAGAAACAGTCTTCGCCTAAATGTTAAACAACAGCTCCAACTGCGCACTGGATAAAATCTGGGCCATAGACTTCCCACCCACAATAAAagtgcttttttgtgtgtgtttaaccaGTTTGAGCTGAGTCAGCTTTTTCCCACTCTGCACTCAGTTTCCGTGAAGACAAGTTATCCTCATTGAGCCAATCCCTCTGCGCACGCCATTAACTGTAATTGACTAGCAGTCAACAAAAATCTGAGTCAACTATGTAAACAAAAGTACATGCCagtgttctttttttagtcttttcatCTGCAatacaggtgtcaaacatacggcccgcatcacaaaagcggcccaccagagggtctaatctggcccacagcatgaatttTTCAAAGGGCGaaaaacactgagacccaggactaaacagcagacagcagtgaGCGCaaattgtattttctttaaGGATATTTTAGTAAGTGTGAACATTCTCCTACTTTGCTTGGTATTCTCTGCACTGAACTAATGTAAAAGGTCTGAAGTTGTCGTTAGTTAAAGCTTATTATTCTGTTAGGTTACTGGTCCAGCCCGCCGGAGTTCAACTTGGGGTGTATGTGGTCCCCAAAGTTTAGTGTGTTTAACACCCCTTGTCTACaagcataaagaaaacaaactccCTCTCCCTTACCTTCTGGTAGGTGTACTGGATCTTCAGTCCTTTCTCCTTCGCCTCGTCCCGGAGCTCGGTGAGCCACTTTAGGAACAGCGGGTTCGGGCAGGATGGCAGGGGACGTTTACGACCGAACCGGACCGACTCCGAGGCGGGCATCCCTTTGGGTCTGACAGGGAGGAGATGAAACTGTACACTGGTAGAATAACATGACGAATAAAAGATAACTACCCCGCCGGCTTAGCTAACTGCctcagctaacattagcagatCATAAATAAGCAATTACTCCTGTGTGAAAGTTTTCGAAAACAAGCCACGAAACAACATGTAACTTACAGACAGTTAAATGAGAGACAGCGAGATATGTGCTCTCTGCGTCCAATAATACGCGTACCTGACACTAGAGTCTGTAGCAGCTTCTGGCGCCTTGTATTCAAAGACGTTACTCACTTCCTTATTGATATGAGTCACATGATCTCACTCCTCGTTTATTTTGATAGACAAGACAAGTATTAGGTGCATCGCGCCACCTATCGTACCGGAGGctcatattaaattaaattaaattaaattaaattaaattaaattaaattaaattaaattaaattaaattaaattaaattaaattaaattaaattaaaatcgtCCCTTTGTTTTCACGTGTTTGAAATcgtaataataaaattatttgttATAATAGCCTCAAAATTGCCAACTACAGGTACAgtgtgaactaaaaaaaaaaagatgggtaTATGTGAGTATATATAATCACCCAGTCATTTAAAGCATAATAGCCACTGCATGTGGGTGATTTCTTCCTCACAAAACTAAATGAGGAAAATTAATAAtaactgaaacaataaatacacCCTTTCTAATTTAAACAATGGGTTGGGAATCAAGCATTGGTTCCGACTTCGAACCGGTTCCAATTTTAATCCATCGGAGGTATATGCCTCCAGTGTTATCAATTCAATGTTTTGAATTCCACACAGAATACTGCCTAGGAGTCAGAAAGAATTGAAAGAATTTTAAGAATTGAATCAGTATGCAAAATTAACAACCCAGTCTAtagataaaaatgaataaattcaaatCCTTGATATAATCTTAAATAACCCAGTTTGTCTTGAGAAGAGCTTTGgtgacctggttcataggactaCAGTACTCTCCGTTGGCAtttacatccttccctcagTGGACAATGACAAGGAGACACCATTAACGAGAAACACCATGCGATAACatgatccatgccactgttgctatgcaactgaccaaaaaaacatattggacactgtttttgccaactatttttgtatattttttcataatacTAAtcctgtaaattttttgattacactttttattttactttaatctaatctcattttattttatctttcttgtgtttacttttatgtgcaacaaagctacaccgacaaagtaatttcccttgtagatcattaaagtctgtctagaTCTAAGTCTAAAACTCCTTTAGTTATGTTTGCTAGTAGACATTCCAACTGTAGGCTATGAAATTATAACTTATGAATAACCTGATCAAGCACACATGTATTCAATTAATAAATAGTGCACCACCATCTCAAAGTGAATTTGAATCTTTACAAatacgggggaaaaaaaatctgccaaccAAAAACAGATAATGCTAGTCTGACCGCTTGGCTTTTTAAGGTGTTCTAAATATGACCCATTAGGATTTCAAAGTTAAAGTGGTCTTAGGG harbors:
- the mus81 gene encoding crossover junction endonuclease MUS81; amino-acid sequence: MPASESVRFGRKRPLPSCPNPLFLKWLTELRDEAKEKGLKIQYTYQKAISSLNKYPLPLQNAKEAKILQNFGDGICKILDQKLQRYYRENGVDAPIHSLPKEAPPPGSGPDNNNSLAPSRKKNAAGDQKTEKDGGGGRKKKREYIPQKRSGGYAVLLTLYKQSQISGSKGYMFKLELQAEAQHLCDKSFTVPDLGSKYTAWASVSTLIQKNLVLKTHNPARYSLTEDGRDLAERLASVEQETTDDPVGDREEVRSEGEEGEEEEEEEEEGCPRVVDLTASDEDDEEKEEDRIQCVQPRNDVDVVSRRKPNGECLLPGTYEIILCVDFIETTGGSHHRKQELVKELQRNGVSFDVRKLNVGDFLWVAREKVAPVPGQLRAPECKELVLDYIIERKRMDDLCGSIIDGRFREQKFRLKRCGLRRPIYLVEECGSAASHLSLPETTLQQAMVNTQVVDGFFVKRVQDVRESVAYLTVMTRYLTKLYQNRTLICRSRELEGDGGSDEEDRGTPFCSLISFAEFNHGAVKNKCQTVREVFARQLMQISGLSGDKAAAILEQYSTPHSLLTAYKRCASDAEKEKLLSSIRYGKLKRNLGPALSRTVYQLYCSQGALS